Proteins from a single region of Chryseobacterium scophthalmum:
- a CDS encoding SAM hydrolase/SAM-dependent halogenase family protein, with the protein MSIITLTSDFGRLDYRVSAMKGKILSLNPEVNTIDITHDIQAYNLIQTSYIVRNAYKYFPSGTIHILSVDSFFHKSRKNILYKAGGHYFLAADNGLLSLIFFDIKPEAIYEITLNNRFDDIISFTSTDVFVPVAVHLANGGLPEVIGRKIESAKQLLFPKPVYNEPEKMIIGEVTYIDNFGNIISNINKDFFETLAKGFESFTIKFRNLSLSKIYSSHTELVVDWERETEYHGQSAAIFNDSDQLELTIYKGSKKNGAKTLFGLNVGENIYIEFF; encoded by the coding sequence ATGTCAATTATTACCCTTACATCAGATTTCGGACGTTTAGATTACAGAGTTTCGGCTATGAAAGGAAAAATTCTGTCTTTAAATCCTGAGGTAAATACTATTGATATCACCCATGATATTCAGGCATATAACTTAATTCAAACGTCTTATATTGTAAGAAACGCCTATAAATATTTTCCGAGCGGAACCATCCACATTCTTTCTGTTGATAGTTTTTTTCATAAATCAAGAAAAAATATTTTGTATAAAGCAGGAGGACACTATTTTTTAGCAGCAGATAATGGGCTCTTAAGTTTGATTTTTTTTGACATTAAACCTGAAGCTATTTACGAAATTACCCTCAATAACAGGTTTGATGATATAATTAGCTTCACTTCTACCGATGTTTTTGTACCCGTTGCGGTACATTTAGCCAATGGCGGACTGCCTGAAGTGATTGGTAGGAAGATAGAATCTGCAAAACAGCTTTTGTTCCCAAAACCGGTTTATAATGAACCTGAAAAAATGATTATTGGTGAAGTAACCTATATTGATAATTTCGGAAATATAATCTCAAATATTAATAAAGATTTTTTTGAAACTTTAGCTAAAGGTTTTGAAAGTTTCACCATCAAATTCAGGAACTTAAGTCTTTCAAAAATATATTCAAGCCATACAGAACTGGTGGTAGACTGGGAAAGAGAAACCGAGTATCACGGGCAATCTGCAGCCATCTTTAATGACAGCGATCAACTTGAATTAACCATCTATAAAGGCAGCAAAAAAAATGGTGCAAAAACACTTTTTGGACTGAATGTGGGAGAAAATATTTACATTGAATTTTTCTAA
- a CDS encoding chloride channel protein gives MRRILVYIRKGLKKSFDNIRNEQLKHNLLQAIPFWIGSVITGFFAVMYAKIFAWGENLLHFILDWHDWMIFIIAPIGFVLSWWLVKEFAPNAKGSGIPQVMAAVELANPKEHRKIRSLLSIKIIVFKIISSVVLVIGGGAVGREGPTIQIAGSIFRKVNEYLPEWWPKISKKNMIMTGAAAGLAAAFNTPLGGIVFAVEELSKTHINYFKTALFTAVIIAGLTAQTLAGSYLYLGYPKTNDVSLMVMFPIILVGGIAGILASQLSVTMLKISDWKKRKLKTDRSNVLFLVVCALVIAFISFFISREVLGSGKEIMERVLFTPDKHEDWYVPILRMLGPALSFTSGGAGGIFAPALTAGASIGSVISGIIHLTPNETNVVILAGMVAFLTGITRAPFTSAIIVLEMTDRHSLIFHLMLAGMVSSLFSILVSRHSLYDVLKMNFLTEIRKD, from the coding sequence ATGCGTAGAATATTGGTCTACATCCGAAAAGGGTTAAAAAAATCTTTTGACAACATCCGAAACGAACAACTGAAACATAATTTGCTTCAGGCAATTCCTTTTTGGATAGGTTCGGTGATTACGGGTTTTTTCGCCGTCATGTATGCTAAGATATTTGCCTGGGGCGAAAATCTGCTTCACTTCATTTTAGACTGGCACGACTGGATGATTTTTATTATAGCACCAATAGGATTTGTATTATCATGGTGGTTGGTAAAAGAATTTGCCCCAAACGCAAAAGGAAGTGGGATTCCGCAGGTTATGGCGGCTGTAGAATTGGCAAATCCTAAAGAACACAGAAAAATAAGAAGTCTTTTAAGTATCAAAATTATTGTATTTAAAATTATTTCATCCGTAGTTTTAGTTATCGGGGGTGGTGCAGTTGGACGAGAAGGTCCTACCATTCAGATCGCAGGTTCAATTTTTCGAAAAGTTAACGAATATCTTCCTGAATGGTGGCCAAAAATATCCAAGAAAAACATGATTATGACCGGAGCTGCTGCCGGACTTGCAGCCGCTTTTAACACTCCTCTTGGCGGAATTGTATTTGCCGTTGAAGAACTTTCAAAAACACATATTAATTACTTTAAAACAGCACTTTTTACCGCTGTTATTATTGCCGGTTTAACGGCTCAAACTTTGGCTGGTTCTTATTTATATTTAGGCTATCCCAAAACGAATGATGTTTCATTAATGGTGATGTTCCCCATAATTTTAGTTGGAGGAATTGCAGGAATTTTAGCTAGTCAACTTTCAGTAACTATGCTTAAGATAAGTGATTGGAAAAAAAGAAAATTAAAAACCGATAGATCCAATGTATTATTTCTTGTAGTATGCGCCTTAGTGATTGCTTTCATTTCATTTTTTATAAGCCGCGAAGTTTTAGGTTCTGGAAAAGAAATTATGGAACGGGTTCTTTTCACTCCAGATAAACATGAAGATTGGTATGTTCCGATATTAAGAATGCTTGGTCCTGCCCTATCTTTTACTTCCGGTGGCGCAGGTGGAATTTTTGCCCCGGCTTTAACAGCGGGCGCAAGTATTGGTTCTGTAATCTCAGGTATTATTCATTTAACTCCAAACGAAACCAACGTTGTCATTCTCGCAGGAATGGTCGCTTTTCTTACGGGAATAACGAGAGCTCCATTTACATCAGCAATTATTGTTTTAGAAATGACAGACCGACATTCTTTGATTTTTCATTTGATGTTGGCAGGAATGGTTTCTTCATTATTTTCAATTTTAGTAAGCAGACATTCTTTGTATGATGTACTGAAAATGAATTTCTTAACAGAAATTAGGAAAGATTAA
- a CDS encoding T9SS-dependent choice-of-anchor J family protein, whose protein sequence is MKRHLLSVLLLGLPVFGFSQIFQENFDGNGQGITAWTIIDVDGLTPASAVNFITNGWNRIDRQGANGSFGGPAGNYAAMSTSWYTPAGTSNDWLISPTIPVSGASPTLYWDAKAQDGDYPDGYKVMLAPNGGNTVNDFTVELYNTSGENKYWTSRAVSLTPYIGQNVRFAFVNNSNDKFMLMVDNIKVDFTYVAPPPSYCGPLVFSDFFGDDADEPITLVNFAGINNTSSATAYVGNSHEYFLTQTANVARGQSYDITLKGNTGGNYTNNFAVFIDWNQNGSLSDAGEVYTVTQTITNSTGTDAAQAVHSIAVPATALLGNTRMRIKKLDGTTDLTLPCEDGSYGQAEDYTVNVATSLSVNDLTKKDSNLKIYPNPVSDILNIDSVSKIKSVKIYDLSGKNVLTEMIDSNKPAINVSSLSSGTYVITAETETGLQSAKIIKK, encoded by the coding sequence ATGAAAAGACATTTACTCAGTGTACTACTTTTAGGACTTCCTGTATTTGGTTTCAGCCAGATATTTCAGGAGAATTTCGATGGAAACGGTCAGGGAATCACAGCTTGGACTATAATAGATGTTGACGGATTAACACCCGCTTCGGCTGTAAATTTCATAACCAATGGCTGGAATCGTATCGACAGACAAGGAGCTAACGGAAGTTTTGGAGGACCGGCTGGAAACTATGCAGCAATGAGTACATCTTGGTATACTCCCGCAGGAACATCAAATGATTGGCTAATTTCCCCCACAATTCCTGTTTCTGGAGCTTCACCCACTTTATATTGGGACGCCAAAGCACAAGACGGAGATTATCCTGATGGCTACAAAGTAATGCTTGCTCCAAACGGAGGAAATACAGTTAATGATTTTACTGTAGAGCTTTACAATACCTCAGGCGAAAACAAATACTGGACGAGCAGAGCTGTAAGTCTAACTCCATACATTGGTCAAAATGTAAGATTTGCCTTCGTTAATAACAGTAATGACAAATTTATGTTGATGGTAGATAACATTAAAGTAGATTTTACTTATGTTGCACCACCACCTTCTTATTGTGGACCACTTGTATTTTCAGATTTTTTCGGGGACGATGCTGACGAACCAATTACTTTAGTAAATTTTGCAGGAATCAATAATACAAGTAGTGCAACTGCATACGTTGGAAACAGTCATGAATATTTCCTTACACAAACAGCCAACGTAGCCAGAGGACAGTCTTATGATATTACTTTAAAAGGTAATACTGGTGGAAATTACACAAACAATTTTGCAGTATTCATTGACTGGAATCAAAACGGAAGCCTAAGTGATGCCGGGGAAGTATATACTGTAACACAAACGATTACAAATTCTACAGGAACTGATGCTGCTCAGGCGGTACATTCTATCGCCGTTCCCGCAACTGCTCTTCTTGGAAATACCAGAATGAGAATTAAAAAGCTAGACGGAACAACGGACCTTACCCTCCCTTGTGAAGATGGTAGTTATGGACAAGCGGAAGACTACACCGTAAATGTGGCTACTTCTTTATCTGTAAATGACTTGACTAAAAAAGATTCAAACCTAAAAATATACCCTAATCCTGTTTCTGATATTTTAAATATTGATTCAGTATCAAAAATAAAATCAGTAAAAATATATGACTTAAGTGGTAAGAATGTACTAACTGAAATGATTGATTCAAACAAACCTGCAATTAATGTTTCAAGTCTAAGTTCTGGAACTTATGTAATAACTGCAGAAACAGAAACCGGTTTACAGTCTGCGAAAATAATCAAGAAATAA
- a CDS encoding PhoH family protein, producing the protein MFELTYDLEGIDSKNFYGVNNQYFNLIKSSFPTLKITGRDHFIFAMGNQEALDIFKQKLDDIVSFISKNNSIGLKDIENFLNLKDENEKHLVFDQDIIVKGVNGKIIKAKTTNLKKLVKETEKKDMVFAIGPAGTGKTYTSVALAARALRDKEVKRIVLTRPAVEAGESLGFLPGDLKEKLDPYLQPLYDALRDMIPHEKLEGFMEKKVIEVAPLAFMRGRTLDDAFVILDEAQNTTHAQMKMFLTRMGMNAKFIITGDPTQIDLPPKQHSGLKEAMRILKDVKEIGFVYLTEEDVVRHPVVKKIILAYNEEDKRTRE; encoded by the coding sequence ATGTTTGAATTAACGTATGATTTAGAAGGTATTGATTCAAAAAACTTCTATGGAGTTAATAACCAATATTTCAATTTAATAAAATCAAGCTTTCCGACACTTAAAATCACGGGTCGTGATCATTTTATCTTTGCGATGGGAAATCAGGAAGCTTTAGATATATTTAAACAAAAGCTCGACGACATTGTGTCGTTTATTTCCAAAAATAATTCTATCGGATTAAAAGATATCGAAAACTTCCTCAATCTTAAGGATGAGAATGAGAAACATTTGGTTTTTGACCAGGACATAATTGTAAAAGGTGTCAACGGGAAAATTATTAAAGCTAAGACAACCAATCTTAAAAAACTCGTAAAAGAAACCGAGAAAAAAGACATGGTTTTTGCAATTGGTCCGGCTGGAACAGGGAAAACTTATACCAGCGTTGCTTTGGCGGCGCGAGCTTTAAGAGATAAAGAGGTTAAAAGAATTGTCTTGACAAGACCTGCTGTAGAAGCTGGAGAAAGCCTTGGTTTCTTGCCAGGAGATTTGAAGGAAAAGCTTGATCCTTACTTACAACCTTTGTATGATGCACTTCGCGACATGATTCCTCATGAAAAACTGGAAGGTTTTATGGAGAAAAAAGTAATAGAAGTAGCACCTTTGGCTTTTATGAGAGGACGAACTTTAGATGATGCTTTCGTAATTTTGGATGAAGCTCAAAATACAACGCATGCCCAAATGAAAATGTTTTTAACGAGAATGGGGATGAATGCTAAATTTATTATTACCGGAGATCCTACTCAAATCGATTTACCACCTAAACAGCATTCTGGTTTGAAAGAAGCGATGCGAATTTTGAAAGATGTGAAAGAAATTGGTTTTGTGTATTTAACAGAAGAAGATGTAGTACGCCATCCTGTGGTGAAAAAAATCATATTGGCTTATAACGAAGAAGATAAGAGAACACGGGAATAG
- a CDS encoding dihydrolipoamide acetyltransferase family protein, with amino-acid sequence MAEYKLLLPSMGEGVMEATVITWLFNEGDQVKEDDSVVEIATDKVDSDVPTPVSGKIVKILKQKDEVAKVGEAIAILEIEGEGGNTASEEVKAEASAPDAATIQAIEEPLNATATSHVEFSGDLYLSPLVKSIAQQENISESELKTIKGSGLEGRITKEDILAHVANRGNQPAPQAAAVQATSAPAVKAASTPATTISTSAGDEIIPMDRMRKIIAENMVKAKQIAPHVTSFIETDVTNVVKWRAKNKDMFEKREGEKLTFMPIFVKAIVKAIQDFPMINVSINGDNIIKKKNINIGMATALPDGNLIVPVIKNADQLSLSGLAKAINDLAYRARNKKLRPEDTQGATYTISNVGSFGNLMGTPIIPQPQVAIMAIGAIVKKPAVLETKDGDVIAIRQLMFMSHSYDHRVVDGSLGGMMLKHVHDYLENWDLNTEI; translated from the coding sequence ATGGCAGAATACAAATTATTGCTTCCTTCTATGGGTGAAGGCGTGATGGAAGCTACAGTTATCACTTGGTTATTCAATGAAGGCGACCAGGTAAAGGAGGATGATTCAGTAGTGGAAATTGCAACAGATAAGGTAGATTCAGACGTTCCGACACCAGTTTCGGGGAAAATTGTAAAAATCCTTAAACAGAAAGACGAAGTTGCAAAAGTAGGTGAAGCCATCGCTATTTTAGAAATCGAAGGAGAAGGCGGAAATACAGCTTCTGAAGAAGTGAAAGCTGAAGCTTCGGCTCCGGATGCAGCAACAATTCAAGCAATTGAAGAGCCTTTAAATGCGACAGCTACTTCTCATGTAGAGTTTTCGGGAGATTTATACCTTTCTCCGCTTGTAAAATCTATCGCTCAACAAGAAAATATTTCTGAATCTGAACTGAAAACTATCAAAGGAAGCGGTTTGGAAGGAAGAATTACCAAAGAAGATATTTTGGCACACGTTGCCAACAGAGGAAACCAGCCAGCTCCACAAGCTGCGGCAGTGCAGGCAACTTCTGCTCCAGCAGTAAAAGCGGCGTCAACTCCGGCAACAACTATTTCTACTTCTGCAGGTGACGAAATCATTCCGATGGATAGAATGAGAAAAATCATCGCTGAAAACATGGTGAAAGCAAAACAAATTGCTCCTCACGTAACCTCTTTCATCGAAACAGACGTAACCAACGTTGTAAAATGGAGAGCAAAAAACAAAGATATGTTCGAAAAACGTGAAGGTGAAAAGCTTACGTTCATGCCAATTTTCGTAAAAGCGATTGTAAAAGCTATTCAGGATTTCCCAATGATCAATGTTTCTATCAATGGTGACAATATCATCAAGAAGAAAAATATCAACATCGGTATGGCAACAGCTTTACCAGACGGAAACCTTATTGTTCCTGTAATTAAAAATGCTGATCAGTTATCACTTTCAGGTTTAGCAAAAGCAATTAACGACTTAGCTTACAGAGCAAGAAACAAAAAATTAAGACCAGAAGATACTCAAGGTGCTACTTACACGATTTCTAACGTAGGAAGCTTTGGAAACCTAATGGGAACACCTATTATTCCTCAACCTCAAGTTGCTATTATGGCAATCGGAGCTATCGTTAAAAAACCTGCTGTTCTTGAAACTAAAGATGGTGATGTAATCGCAATCCGTCAGTTAATGTTCATGTCTCACTCTTACGATCACAGAGTAGTAGATGGTTCTTTAGGTGGAATGATGTTGAAACATGTTCACGATTATCTTGAAAACTGGGATCTTAACACAGAAATATAA